Genomic window (Caldinitratiruptor microaerophilus):
GAGAAGCCCAGCCCCGACAAACCCTTTGCATTCACGGCCGCCGGCAAGCCTGCGTTGCTGGCCCCGGGGAACACCTGGGTCGTGGTGGTACCCGGGCCCCGGTGGCTCACTGCTTCCAGCACCGGTGCCGCACCGGCGGGCTCGTAGGGGCCGACCGCACGTTCCTGGATGAACGGCGCTAGGCTCCGATGAACGGCGTCAGGCCCGGACCGAGGCGGCTCGCCCGGCGGGTCCCCTTGCGGTGGTAGAGGAAGCGGTCCGCCTGGCCGACGAGCTCCCGCGGGGTCCCGCCGTCCTCCGGAAAGACGGCGAGGCCCACCGAGGCGTGTGGCAGCCGGACGTTACGCTTGCCGACACGAAAAGTCCGCCTGGCTGCCCGGTCGATGCGCTCCATGAGGTCGGCTGCCTCCTCCCGGCCCATGCCCGGGAGGATGAGGGCGAACTCGTCCCCGCCGTACCGGGCGACTTGTCCCCCCGGGGGCACGTGGGTCCGCAGGAGCTCGGCCCACTGCCGAAGGGCCTCGTCGCCCGCCAGGTGGCCCTGGGCGTCGTTCACCGCCTTGAGCCCGTCCACGTCCAGGAGGACGACGGCGACCGGCTCGCCGGTGCGGCGCGCGCTCTCCAGGGTCGTACCCAGCCGGTCGTAGAAGGCAGAATGGTTGAGAAGGCCGGTCAACCCGTCGTGAGAGGCAGCATGCGCCAGCTGCTCCTGGTGGCGGCCGAGCCACACCGCGATCCCCAGCACGTGCCGGACGGAATCCAGGAGGTACATCTCGTCCGCCCCGATGCCGCCCAAAAGCGGCGACTCGACGGCCAGCACCCCTGATGTTGACCCTCCGTACCGGATGGGGATCGCGCAGGCAGCGTGAGAGGTCGGCAGGACCGGTGCCGGCCCCGGGGGACTCTCCTGTCCGGACACCACGAGGGGCTGGTCGGTGCGGGCCACGTGTTCCGGCACCGTCACGCCGTACTCCAGGCGTTCGGGCACGACTGCCTGCCCGCCGGGGCCGTCGGCCGCAGCGAGCCGCAGGGCACCCGTCCCGTCGTCCCACAGATAGACCATGTAGGTGTACTCGCCGATGATCTCCGCGCAGATCCTGAGGATGCCGTGCAACACCTGAGGGAACGGGGTTCGCACGTCGGTTTCGTGGATGATCCGGTAGAGGAGCGCGACCTCCTTGTGGTGCACGGGCTGGATCACGCCGGGGGCCAGTGCGGGGGCGACCTGCGGCACCGGTACCGCTTCCTCGGACGGCGGCGCCGGAACCGGCGGCGCGACCCGCGCCGCGGCTTCGATCTCGCCCACTTCGAAGGCGCGGGCGAACGCCTCCACCACAATCGGGTCGAACTGGACCCCCTGGCCCTCCTGTAGCTGCGCGAGCGCCTGCGCCGGACTCAGCGCCGGGCGGTAAGGCCGGTCGGACGTCATGGCGTCGAACGCGTCCGCCACCCCGATGATGCGGGCGTCCAGCGGGATCGCCTCGCCCGCCAGCCCATCCGGGTAGCCGCCGCCGTTGTACCACTCGTGGTGGTGTCGCACACCCGCCATGACTTCCTCGAAAACGCCAGCCTTCTCCAGCAGCTGGGCACCGATGACCGGGTGCTCCATCATCGCCGCCCGCTCCGCGGCGTTCAGCGGGCCGCGCTTGCGCAGTACCCGGTCATCGACGCCCAGCTTGCCGATGTCGTGCAGGAGCGCCGCGTACCGCAGACGCTCGATGTCCTGCGGGGAGAGGCCCATCTGGCGTGCAATCGCCACCGTGTACTCGGCGACCCGGTTGGAGTGGCCGTGCGTGTACGGGTCTCTCGCGTCGATCGCGGCGGTCAGCGTGTGCAGCACCGCCCGGTGAGCCCTGCGGAGCTCCTCCTCGGCCTCCTTGAGGAGTGTGGCGTCCGTCAAAACGTACACCGTCGCGCCCGACGGCGCCTCGGGATAGCGGAATGCACCCCGGTAGAATTCTACGTACCGTACGCGGTTGTGGCCAAACGGCACAACGCTGCGCGCTGTGCCGCTTCTGGGAACGTGGGTGTCCGACTCCACCAAGGCCAGCAGCTTGTCTCCACCAGGGTACCCTACTAAGTCCTTTAGGTGTTTTCCCAGATGCTGGTTAACAGCCTCACCGATCTCAACGAATCGAGAAACCTCCTTGTTCATGTGCAAGATCCGTCCGTGATCATCCGTGACGATCAGAGCGCTTCCGACGGAATTGAGCACAGCCTCCAGTTCTTGGCCTCGCAGTTCACTATTCTCGTAGAGAACCATGTATTCCTTATATGACCAGCGAAGTAGCAACAGCATCATAACCACAACTAATAGCCAGGCCAGTGAGCCCTTAATTATCGTAAACGCACCGAGCAGGGCCACCAGTTGGCCAACGATAAACGTTGTACCAGAGTTTTTGCCAACTACGTCTCTGATCACGTCAAGAACTGGCTTACGTCTGAGCAACGAGAACAGGTAAGAGACAAGCAGAGTGCTGACTCCAAAGTAAGTAAGCGCCGCAACCAACCCGGGCAGTGGGGAATCGAGTTGCCTCAGATGCGACCAACCTGTGAGTCGTAGGGCAAGATACGCCGAAAACGTGGCCAGAACCGAATGAGCCGTGTTGTACGATACCTGCATATACGACAACGCTCGAAGGAGACTGGCAGCCGATGTACCTATCGCAACAGCCCATACCGCGGACGGAAACCCACTGACGAGAACAGCTATGAGATTGACCGCAGCCTTGAGGCTCATCGAGCGATCGCGGCCAATACGGATGGTTAGTTTCTCAAATACCACCGCCAACACGGAAAAGACCAGTACATTTTTCCAGTCTTCGTGCTTAACAAACTGGCCGTATCGAAGCAAAATGAGGGCAGCCAAAGCGGAAAGGAGCGTTACGTACGCTGCGATCGGCCTGCGCAGGTGGATCTCCCCCTGTGGCTGCGCGCAGACTTCGAAAGGAATTGGATAAACGGTCGACGAGAAAATGGGATGGGGCGGGGAGGTAACAAAAACGTCACAACAATACTCTAAAGTCGCTTCATCTTCAGATGACTCACACGTCAGTTCAGTTCCTTAACCCCAGCTGTAATCCCCCAAACTTGCAAGCGCTAGGGTCAGAACGAAGAGAAGCGTCCACACCCACGGCCGCATGAGCCTTCCCTCCTTCCCCTCTAAGGCGGGATGGCCAGTCTAGTGGGACACAAAAGCGAGCCTACCCCCCAGGCCCCAAATCGATCTCGAGGCGTCTGCCCATGAGATCCTGAATCAGCAGAAACAGCCCCAGCGAAATCGCGATGTCACCGACGCTGATGACCCTGCGGACCAGTGGCACCGGAATCACGTCCCCGAGGAAAGAGAGGCGCGTTTCCGGGCCGGCCACGACGTGTTTGGCCTCCGCACCCGCAAGAACAGACTCGATGTTGACCCCGGACGCTTGCGCGGCTCTTGGATCCACCGGCATGCGGCCGCCGTTGGCGGCGATGACCAGCATGTTCAGGATGACCCCGAGAAGCACCAGCCGAAGGCTCTGAAGATGGCTGTTCCGGACAAGTCCGTACACGAGCAGGGAATAGGAGGTGAGGATGAGGACGGCATTTAGCAGCGTGCCGGGGGCCACAAAAGAAAACAGTTGCAGCGCGAGGGCGGCAGGAGCCACCCACATCGCGCGCAACCCCACATCCTCGATCCGGAGCTTTCCCCCGCGCAGAAGCGCCACGACTATGCCAGTCCCCACGACAAGCCAGAGCACTGGCTCGCTCCTCCTCCCCCGCGACCCAGAGCGAGCACGTTTGCACGGCGTCTCTGCGTATGACGCCTCTGCAACCGTGCAACACCGCGAAATTACGGTGGGTTGAGCGTAGCTCCTCCGCGCCGATCGGAAAAAACTTCCCGTGATCCGGCGTTTTCCAGGAGAATACACCTCGCGTTGTCGTTCGGTAGTGAACACCACCCCGCCGGCGACTGTGGACACCGCCCTGTCCCCTACTGACCGCGTACGCGGCACGGCACTGGTCGCACCGGCCGGCGATCAGCGGTCATGAACCCGGAAGCCCGCCGGAGTTCCCGGCGGGCTCCCGATCGTCTTCCCTCACAACATCCGTGCGGGAACGGGGTTCGGAGCGCCGATGGCGGCGAGGAAGCGGGCAACGGCGGAATGCAGTCGCTCCGGCTCCTCGAGCAGCGCCACGTGCCCGGCCCCGGGGACGACCTCGAGAATGCTGTTCCCGAGCCCGCGACAGAGGTTACGGGCTCCCTCGGGCGGGGTGATCCGATCCTCCGTTCCCGACAGCACCAGGGCGGGGGCCCGTACCCGCCGCGGCAGGCCGCTGGCGCGGAAGTTTGCGCAGGCCAACATGTCGGCGTAGCGGACCTCGGGCCGGGTCTGCAACCAGCAGATCTGGTTGAGGCGTACCACCTCTTCCCTGGCGTGGGGACCCAGCTGGCCCTGCCAGAACGCCTCGGACCAGAGACCGGCCCGGGCCATCGCCAGGGCGTCTTCGTCGACCGCGAAACGGTCCGCGATGCCGCTCAGCACGAGACCGGCCACGCGGTCAGGCCAGCGTGCGGCGAACTCGAGCGCAACGGCGGCTCCCAGGCACATGCCCGCCAGCACCACGGGCTGACGCACGCCAAGGGCATCCAGGAACCGATCCAGAAACACCGCGTACTCCCGGGCGTCCGCGTAGCCCTCGCCCTCCGACCGGCCATGCCCCGGCAGGTCCACCGCCACGGTGTAGGCGAGCCGGCCTACCGCCGCGATCTGCTCCCGCCAGCATGCGGACGAGGATGCCATCCCGTGCAGGAAGACCACGGTGTGGTGCTCGACTTCGCAGGAACCGGTGGTCTGGTAGTACGTGCTGCTGCCATCGACCTGTACGGTACCGGCGAGAAGGAACTCCCCTGGCAGCGACCTGTACTCTCGCCAGCGTGAGGATCGGACCACAGTGCGGGATGCCATCCGCTCCAAGTCCTCCCGCTCCGGATTTCCTGCGGTCCCGGCCAGCAGGCACCGGCACCCTTTACGGTCACCCGCCGCCCCCCGTGCCGGACCCGGCTTCACTTACCCTCGTAGTCGTAGAACCCCTTGCCGGTCTTCCGCCCGAGCCGGCCCGCTCGGACGAGCGTCCGCAGCAGCTGGGGTGGCGCGTACTGCGGCTGGTTGAACTCCTGCCAGAAGTACTGCATGACGTTGTGGCACACGTCGATCCCCGTGAAGTCGATGAGCTCCAGCGGCCCCATCGGGTGGTTGAGGCCGAGCTTCACGGCCTTGTCGACGTCCTCCGGGCTGGCGATCCCCTCCTCCACCACCCGGACGGCCTCGATGAGAAGCGGCATCAGGATCCGGTTGACGATGAAGCCCGGGCTGTCCTTCTTCACCTCCACGACCGTCTTCCCCATCGCCTCGGCCACGGCCCGGGCCGTCGCCACCGTCTCGCTGCTGGTGCTGTACCCACGGATCACCTCCACCAGCTTCATGACCGGTACCGGATTGAAGAAGTGCATGCCGCAGACCCGAGACGGCCGCGAAGTGGCGGCCCCGAGATCCGTGATGGAGATTGACGAGGTGTTGGACGCCAGGATGACTTCCGGGCGGCAGATCCGGTCGAGCTCCCTGAAGATCGCCCGCTTGGCCTCGGGGTCCTCGAAGATCGCCTCGATGACGAAGTCGACACCCGCGAACCCGTCCAGGTCCGTCGTGGTCTCGACCCGGGCGAGGGTGGCGCGGCGGTCCTCGTCCGTCAGGCGGCCCTTGGCCACCGACCGTTGAAGTATCTGGTCCATGTTTCGCAGCGAGCTGTCCAGCCGCCCTTGTTCGATGTCCCGCAGGAGCACGTCGTAACCGCTCTGTGCGGCCACCAGCGCGATGCCGGTTCCCATCGCCCCGGCCCCGACCACGCCGATCTTGCGGATCTCGCTCACCGCGGTCGCCCGCTCCCTTCGTGTTCTCTGCAATTTAGAAAAGAGCCAATATTAAGTGGAACGGAGGCTAGACGTCCTTCCGGCGCGACACCGTGCGGGTCCCCCAGCAGCCCCGGGGCGGGGGTGTCCAGTACGTATACTAACGCCGCTCTGCTGCCCCGTTCCAGTCCCGAACAGTGTTCGGATCGGGTCCGAAAGTCGTAAGACCCCGGTCCCGGGACCGGGGTCTGCGGGATCACGGACGCCGCGACAGGCACCCGGGCACCTCACGTGCCGGGAATCTGACCCTCCACGCGCGCGATGGCCTCCCGGATGACGGGTGGGATGGGTCGGGACCGGCGGGTGCGGGCGTCATAGTTCACGTACGTCAACTGTGCCTCCAGGATGACGGTGCCTTCGGGCTCGTCGTCCCGCCAGATGCAGTACCGCACGTCGAACGAGCTGTTCCCGAGGCGGGTCGCCTGAACCCCCACGTAAAGCACGTCGTCCAGGAGGGCCGGCGCCCGGAAGTCGAGCACCGCCCGTACCACCGCCACGTCGAACTCGTACTTCTCCATCTCCCGCCAGGGGAACCCGAGGTACCGGAAGTACTCGGTGAAGCCGTAATCGATGTAGGCCATGTAGTTGGCGTTGAAGACCTGACCCTGCTGGTCGATGTCCCGGTAGGGCACCCGGAAGGCGTGGCAGAACCGGTACCCGCGCTCGGCGAGGCCCCGGGGGAGCGGCGCATCCGGTCGGATCCCCACCATGGCTACCGGCCCACCCACCGCGGCGCCCGCTTCTCCAGGAACGCCTGCACGCCCTCCCGGGCGTCCGCCGTGGCGAAGACCTCCGCGAAGAGGCGCGCCTCCAGCGCGGTCCCCTCCGCCAGGGTCGTGGCCAGCCCCCCGTACACGGCCCGCTTGATGAGCCGGGCCGCTACCGGCGCCTTGCCGGCGAGCTTGGCGGCCAGCTCTCTGGCGCGGGGTAGAAGCTCGGCGTCCGGGACGACCAGGTCCACCAGACCGATCCGAAGCGCCTCCGCCGCGCTCACCGGATCGCCGGTCAGACACATGAGCAGGGCCCGGGACGGGCCGACGAGGCGCGGCAACCGCTGCGTGCCGCCGTAGCCGGGGAGGATGCCGAGGTTGATCTCCGGCTGGCCCAGCCGGGCGGACTCGGCGGCGATGCGGATGTCGCACGCCATGGCCAGCTCGCACCCGCCCCCCAGGGCGTAGCCGTGGACGGCAGCGATCACGGGCTTGGGCAGGGCCGAAAGGCGGTCGAAGATCGCCTGCCCGCGGCGGGAGAGCGATTCCGCCTGGTCCGGAGACAGGCGCGGAAACTCGGTGATGTCCGCTCCGGCCGCGAACGCCTTCTCGCCGGCTCCGTGGATGATGACGGCACGGACGGACTCATCCCCCTCGAGCTCTGCCACGACCGCTTCCAGCTCGGTCAGAAGCGGCGCGTTCAGCGCGTTCACCGGCGGGTGGTCCAGGGTGACGACCGCGTACCCGTCCTCGCGCGCCAGCTTCACAAGCTGTCCCACGCACCCCACTCCCTTGACGGCACCGGATGGATCTTCGCTCACAGGCCGAGGAGGCTGCGGGCGATGACCAGCCGCTGGATCTGGTTGGTACCCTCGTAGATCTGCGTGATCTTCGCGTCGCGCATCATCCGCTCGACCGGGTAGTCGCGGATGTAGCCATACCCGCCGAGCACCTGCACCGCGTCGGTGGTGACAGCCATGGCGCTGTCCGAGCAGAAGGCCTTGGCCATGGCCGAGAACCGGTTGATCTCGGCCGGGAGCCGCTCCCGGCCCCGCTCCTCGATGCCGAGCTCGTCGATCATCGAGGCCGCCCGGTACAGGAGGTAGCGCCCGGCCTCCACCTTCATGGCCATGTCGGCGAGCATGAACTGGATCCCCTGGAACTCGGCGATGGGACGGCCGAACTGGCGGCGCTCCCTGGCGTACTGCACCGCGAAGTCCAGCGCACCCTGGGCGATGCCGAGCGCCTGAGCCGCGATGGTCGTCCGGCTCTGGTCGAGGGTCATCATCGCGTATTTGAAGCCCTCGCCTTCCTTCCCCACGAGGTTCTCCGCCGGCACCCGGCAGTCCTCGAAGAGCAGTTCGGCGGTGGGCGAGCCCCGGATGCCCATCTTCTCCTCGTGGCGGCCGATGGAGAAACCGGGCGTGCCCTTCTCCACCAGGAAGCACGAGATCCCCCTCGCGCCTTTCTCCGGGTCGGTGACCGCGAAGACCGTATACCAGTCGGAGACCCCGGCGCCGGTGATGAACCGCTTGGTCCCGTTCAGGACGTAGTGGTCGCCCTCGCGGCGCGCCGTGGTCTTGATGCTCGCCGCGTCCGAACCGGCCTCGGGTTCGGTGAGCCCGAAGGAGATCAGCTTCTCTCCCCGGGCGATGGGCGGGAGCCACTTCTGCTTCTGCTCTTCGGTGCCGCCGACGAGGATCGGCAGAAGGCCGAGCTCCTGCACCGCGAGGATGAGCGACGAGCTGGCGCAGACCCGGGCCACTTCCTCGACCGCCAGGCACAGGGAGAGCACGCCGGCTCCGGCGCCGCCGTACTTCTCCGGAACCCCGAGGCCCAGCAGCTCCTGCTCGCGGAAGACCTGCAGGACGTCCCACGGGAACTCGCCCGTACGGTCGATCTCCGCCGCACGGGGGGCGACGGCCTTCTCCGCCACTTCCCGGACCATCTGGCGCAGCGCCTCTTGCTCCGCCGTCAGCGCGAACGGCATGTGGAAATCCCTCCGGCAGGAGTTTTCGCCGACGACACCGAACCAGTCCTCGTGTTACCGAACGTTTGGTAGAATGTTCGCCACCGCCGGCCGGCGTCCTGCTTCCCGGCCCGCGATCCGCCCTGCGCCGGCAAAGGAATTCCGGCGGTCCCGCTCGAACCAGTCCTGCAGCAGAGACCCCTGCCTGGTCTCCCGGGTGCGGCCCCGGGGTCTGCGCGCAAGTGAAAATGGTGTCAAGATAGGGGGAGAGCGCCCTGAAGATCGTCGTCTGCCTGAAGCAGGTCCTGGACCCGGAGATCCCGCCGAAGGACTTCCGGATCGACCCGGCCACCCGCAGGCCGGTCCAGGGCAGCGCCAAGATGGTCATGGACTCCTACGCGGAGTACGCCCTGGAGGTCGCCATCCAGCTCAAGGAGAAGCACCCCGGCACCGAGGTGACCGCCCTCTGCGTGGGCGACAAGCCCGCCGACGAGGTGCTGCGCCGCGCCCTGGCCCTCACCGCCGACCAGGCGGTGCGGGTGTGGGACGCGGGCTGGGCCGACCTGGACGCCCCGGCCGTCGCCCACGTGCTCGCCGCGGCGATCCGCAAGCTCGGCGGCGCCGACCTGGTGCTCGTCGGGCGGCAGGGCAGCGACGTCGAGCGGGGCCTGGTGGGCCCCATGCTCGCCGAGGAACTGGGGGCCGCCTGCACCACCCTGGTGGCCCGGGTGGAGGTGCAGGGGGACCGCCTGCGGCTGCGCCGGGAAGCCGACGGCGGCTTCGCCGTGGTGGAGAGCCGCCTGCCGGCCGTCCTGAGCATCACGAACGACGAGACGAACGTGCCGCGCCTGCCCAAGGTCAAGGACCTCATGATGGCCACCCGCAAGCCCATCCAGGTCCTGGGCCCCGCCGACCTCGACCTGGACCCGGCCCGCCTGGCGCCCGGCGTCGAGCTGCGGGACCTCTACATCCCGACCCAGGAGGGCGCCTGCGAGATCATCGAGGGCGACGACGGCCCCAGCCGGGCGGCGGCCCTGGCCCAGCGGCTGCGCGAGCTGAAGGTCCTCTGACCGACGAGCAGGAGGGAACGGACGTTGCGCGAGATCCTCGTCTACGCCGCCAGCCAGGGCGGCGAACTCACCAAGCCCGCGCTGGAAGCCCTCGGCACCGGCCGCCGCCTGGCCGGCGAGGCCGGGGTGCCCCTTTCCGCCGTCGTGCTGGGGGCGGACACCGACGGTCCCGCCCGGGCGGCCATCGCCTGCGGGGCCGGGAAGGTCTACGCCGCCCGGAACCCGATCCTCGCCAACTTCCAGCCGGACCTCTACCTGCGGGGGCTCGAGGCCGCCGCGGCCGCCTCGGGCGCCGACGTGCTCCTCTTCCCCGGCGACGGGCCCGGCCGCGAGCTGGCCGGCCGCCTGGCACACCGGCTCGGGGCGGGCGCCGTCACCGAGGTCGTGGGCTACCGGTTGGACGGCGGCGTGCCCCTCTGGGTGCGGCCGGTGTACGGCGGCAAGGCGATGGCGGTCTACGCCCCGGCCCGGGAGCGGGTGGTGGTGGCGCTGCGGCCCAAGACCCAGGACCCGGCGGTGCCCGACCCGTCCCGGCAGGGCGAGGTCGTGCCCCTCGCCTTCGAGGTGAGCGAGGCGGAGGCCGTCACCCGGGTGGTGGAGAAGATCCAGGAAGCCCTGAGCGGGGTGCGGCTCGAAGACGCCCGGGTGGTCGTGGCCGGCGGCCGGGGCCTGGGCGGGCCGGAGCCGTTCAAGGACCTGGAGGAGCTGGCCCGGATCCTGGGCGGGGCGGTGGGGGCATCCCGGGCGGCGTGCGACGCCGGCTGGGTGCCGCCGACCCTGCAGGTCGGCCAGACGGGCGCGATCGTGGCGCCGGACCTGTACATCGCCATCGGCATCTCGGGGGCCAGCCAGCACCTGGCGGGGATCAGCGGCGCCAAGACGGTGATCGCCATCAACAAGGACCCGGAGGCGCCGATCTTCAAGCGGGCGAACCTGGGCATCGTGGCGGACTACAAGACCGTCCTGCCCGCCCTCACCGCCGAGCTGAAGAAGCTGGTGGGCGCGTGATCCAGGGGCCGCTGCACCCCGTGACAGCCGGGGGACGGCGGCCCTCGTGTCTCATCTCCTGGAGGTGACGGGGCGTGCCCGAAGCGACGCGGCCCATCTACTGGCACATCACCGGCGTCTGGGTCATGTACGCCCTGCTGGTGCCCACCCTCGCCGTCTTCGCGTACGGGCTTAAGCGCCGGTACCGGCTGTGGCGGCTGGGCGGGGCGGAGGCGCGCCTGGACCGCATCCCGGAGCGGCTCCGGCTCGTCTGGACGTATGTCCTGGGGCACCGCCGGCTCCTCCGGGAGGCCGTCGCCGGCTGGATGCACGCCGCCCTGTTCTGGTCGATGGTCCTGCTCTTCCTGGGCACCGTGGTGGTCATGATCCACCAGGACCTGCGGCTGCCCATCATGAACGGCTGGTTCTACCTCGTCTTCCAGAGCCTCGTGCTCGACGTCGTCGGTGCCTTCGGCGTGGCCGCCTTCGCCGTCGCCCTCATCCGGCGCTACGTGGTGCGGGTGCGCCGGCTGCAGCACAACCGGGAAGGCGTTCCGCCCGACCGGAGCGACGGGATCAGCCTGGTCGCGCTCCTCCTCATCTTCCTGCAGGGCTTCGCCCTGGAGGGCATCCGGATCGCCGCCAACCCGCAGCCCTGGGATGGGTGGTCGCCGGTGGGGTACGCCCTGGGGCTGGCGCTCCGTGGCCTGGGTGAGCCGGCGCTCATCGGCGCCTACCAGTTCACCTGGTGGTTCCACCTGGTGACCGTCTTCGCCTGGATCGCCTACCTGCCGTACTCGAAGATGCTCCACGTCTTCACCGGGGCGCTGAACGTCTTCTTCTCCGACCTGGGACCCCGGGCGGCGCTCCTTCAGCCGATCGACTTCGAGAAGGCGGAGCGGCTCGGCGCCAGCGCCATCACCGACTTCTCCTGGAAGGACCTCCTGGACCTCGACGCCTGCACGAACTGCGGCCGCTGCCAGGAGGCCTGCCCGGCGTACAATAGCGGGCAGCCGCTCTCGCCCAAGAACCTCATCCTCGACCTGCGGGACTACCTGCACCGGTACGGCCCGGCCCTCGTGCTGGCCGGGGCCGGCGGCGGCCGGCTGCCGGACCCGGAGACGCTGGCCGCCCGGGGGCTGGAGCTGCCGGCCCTGGTGGGCGAGACCATCCGGGACGAGACCCTCTGGGCCTGCACCACCTGCCGGGCGTGCATGGAGGAGTGCCCGGTGCACATCGAGCACGTGCCGAAGATCCTGGAGATGCGCCGGCACCTGACCATGGAGGAGGCCCGGGTGCCGGAGACGCTCCAGGACGCGCTCCGCAGCCTCGAGGACCGCTTCCACCCCTACAAGGGCACCAGCGCCTCCCGCACCGACTGGTGCGAGGGGCTGGACGTGCCGGTCGCCGCCGAGGCCGGCGAGTTCGACGTGCTCTACTGGGTGGGCTGCGCGGCGGCCTTCGACCCACGGGGGCAGAAGATCGCCCGGGCCTTCGCCCGGCTCCTGCAGATCGCCGGGGTGAAGTTCGCCATCCTCGGCAACGAGGAGAGCTGCAGCGGCGACCCGGCCCGGCGGATGGGGAACGAGTTCCTGTTCGAGCAGATCGCCCGGGCGAACATCGAGGTGCTGAACCGGTACCGGCCCAAGGTGATCGTGACGACCTGCCCGCACTGCCTGAACACGATCGGCACGGAGTACCGGCAGTTCGGCGGCGAGTTCACGGTCAAGCACCACACGCAATTCCTGCAGGAACTGGTCGACTCCGGCCGGCTACGGGTGAAGCCGGGCCGGCTCCGCACGGAACGGGGCGGGGCGCCCCTCGTCACCTACCACGACCCCTGCTACCTGGGCCGCTACGCCGGCGAGTACGAAGCGCCGCGCGCGCTCATCCACGGGACCGGGGTGGGCCTGGCCGAGATGGCGCGCTCCCGCTCGAAGAGCTTCTGCTGCGGCGCCGGCGGCGCCCACGCCTGGATGGAGGAGAGCGGCCCCGGACCGCGGGTGAACCAGATCCGGGCCCGGGAGGCCGTGGAGACGGGGGCGAACGTGATCGCCACCGCCTGCCCGTTCTGCATGCAGATGATGGAAGACGGCGTGAAGACCACCGCCGGCGAGGACGGGCCGGCGGTCCGGGACGTCGCCGAACTGCTCCTGGAGGCGGTCGAGAGCACGGCGCCGTCGCCGCGCTGACGCCGGGGGCCGTGGCCCTACACGGCGCGGCCCGCTCGCCCGTTCCAGGCGCCGGTGAGGCCGCGCAGGTACCGCCCCTCCAGAACCACCGGGAATTCGGGGCCGGCAGCCTTGGGCTGCACCTTCAGGACCAGCCACGGCCCGGCGCCGACCCAGTCGAGGATCCAGCCCTCGACCTCGGGGTCGACCGGCCGGGCCTCCGGGTCGCCGGGGCGGAAGCGGTAGAGGCGGTTGTCCGCGCCCTGACCCACCACCCACGGGCCGATGCGCATGAAGGGGACGGGGAAGTCCCGGCCCCGCAGGGCTTCGGGCACCGCCTCCGGCACCGCACCCGCCGCCGCCTTCAGGAGGAGGGGCGCACGGGGACTGGCGTCGGCCCCTGAACCCTGGTCGTACAGGACGAGCCAGTCGGGGCCCAGCCAGTTCACCGTCACCACCCGGCGGCCGGGGTTCTCCCACAGCACGCCGACCTTCCCTTCGGGGGTTCCCAGGTAGATCGGCCCGCCGGCCAGCTCCCAGTCGCGCTCGTCCCGGGAGGGTCCGCGGTACGCGGCCCCCACGAGGACGAGCCGCTTGCCGTCGGGCGACCAGGCGACTTCGCGGAGCAGCCCGCCGTCGGGCGGCGCCAGCCGGGCCAGGCGGGTGCCCCGCTCGTCCAGGATGTAGACCGCGTTGGACAGCACGAAGTCGCCGTCCTCGCCCTCGAT
Coding sequences:
- a CDS encoding electron transfer flavoprotein subunit beta/FixA family protein is translated as MVMDSYAEYALEVAIQLKEKHPGTEVTALCVGDKPADEVLRRALALTADQAVRVWDAGWADLDAPAVAHVLAAAIRKLGGADLVLVGRQGSDVERGLVGPMLAEELGAACTTLVARVEVQGDRLRLRREADGGFAVVESRLPAVLSITNDETNVPRLPKVKDLMMATRKPIQVLGPADLDLDPARLAPGVELRDLYIPTQEGACEIIEGDDGPSRAAALAQRLRELKVL
- a CDS encoding electron transfer flavoprotein subunit alpha/FixB family protein translates to MREILVYAASQGGELTKPALEALGTGRRLAGEAGVPLSAVVLGADTDGPARAAIACGAGKVYAARNPILANFQPDLYLRGLEAAAAASGADVLLFPGDGPGRELAGRLAHRLGAGAVTEVVGYRLDGGVPLWVRPVYGGKAMAVYAPARERVVVALRPKTQDPAVPDPSRQGEVVPLAFEVSEAEAVTRVVEKIQEALSGVRLEDARVVVAGGRGLGGPEPFKDLEELARILGGAVGASRAACDAGWVPPTLQVGQTGAIVAPDLYIAIGISGASQHLAGISGAKTVIAINKDPEAPIFKRANLGIVADYKTVLPALTAELKKLVGA
- a CDS encoding (Fe-S)-binding protein codes for the protein MPEATRPIYWHITGVWVMYALLVPTLAVFAYGLKRRYRLWRLGGAEARLDRIPERLRLVWTYVLGHRRLLREAVAGWMHAALFWSMVLLFLGTVVVMIHQDLRLPIMNGWFYLVFQSLVLDVVGAFGVAAFAVALIRRYVVRVRRLQHNREGVPPDRSDGISLVALLLIFLQGFALEGIRIAANPQPWDGWSPVGYALGLALRGLGEPALIGAYQFTWWFHLVTVFAWIAYLPYSKMLHVFTGALNVFFSDLGPRAALLQPIDFEKAERLGASAITDFSWKDLLDLDACTNCGRCQEACPAYNSGQPLSPKNLILDLRDYLHRYGPALVLAGAGGGRLPDPETLAARGLELPALVGETIRDETLWACTTCRACMEECPVHIEHVPKILEMRRHLTMEEARVPETLQDALRSLEDRFHPYKGTSASRTDWCEGLDVPVAAEAGEFDVLYWVGCAAAFDPRGQKIARAFARLLQIAGVKFAILGNEESCSGDPARRMGNEFLFEQIARANIEVLNRYRPKVIVTTCPHCLNTIGTEYRQFGGEFTVKHHTQFLQELVDSGRLRVKPGRLRTERGGAPLVTYHDPCYLGRYAGEYEAPRALIHGTGVGLAEMARSRSKSFCCGAGGAHAWMEESGPGPRVNQIRAREAVETGANVIATACPFCMQMMEDGVKTTAGEDGPAVRDVAELLLEAVESTAPSPR